The Nitrospirota bacterium genome contains the following window.
CTATAACCTTACTGAAAAGGAAATTGAAATTGTGGAATCATCGTTCCGTAGTTAACCAAGCAGTGATTCCATTGCTCCCCCTCACCCCGTCACCTTCGCAATCGCATTCTCGATGACCGTGAGCATCATCTTGAGGTTCTCCGGGCTTATGGCAAGCGGGGGCATCAGGACCAGCACGTTTCCCAGGGGGCGGATGAAGACCCCCTCGTCCCGGGCGGCCAGGGCCACCTGCCAGCCCATCTTCTCCTCCCAGGGGTAGGGCTCCTTGCTCTCTTTCTCCCGCACCAGCTCCACCCCCGCCATGAGGCCGGCGTTCCGCACGTTGCCCACGTGCGGGTGAAGCGACGTGCGGGCGAGCCAGTCTTCAAGCAGAGATATGTTGGGGGCGAGGCTCTCAAGCGTCCCTTCCTTCTCGAACACGTCCAGGCAGGCCAGCGCGCAGGCCGCGCCCAGGGGGTTTCCGGTATAGGAGTGGCCGTGGAAGAATGTCTTGAGCTCCTTGTATTCTCCCAGGAAGGCGCCGTAAACCTCGTCGGTGGCCAGGGTGGCGGCCAGGGGCAGGTAGCCCCCGGTAATGCCCTTGGAAAGGCAGATGATGTCCGGCACCACGCCCTCGTGCTCGCAGGCGAACATCCTGCCCGTCCTGCCGAAGCCGGTTGCCACCTCGTCGGCAATGAGAAGCACCCCGTAGCGCTTGCAGAGGGAGCTGACGCCTTTGAGATACCCGCGGGGCGCCACCACCATGCCTCCCGCCGCCTGCACCAGGGGCTCCACGATGACGGCGGCTATCTCAGGGGCGTGCTCTTTCAGGATGCGCTCCATGGCTTTCAGGCAGAGGAGGCCGCAGTCGGGCGGGGACTCAGCGCAGAGCGCGCAGCGGTAGCAGTCCGGAGAGGGGGCCTTGAAGGTGGGGAAGAGCAGGGGCTTGAAGAGCTTGTGGAAGATGTCCACCCCGCCCACGCTCACCGCCCCCAGGGTGTCGCCGTGGTAGGCGTTTACGAGGGAGAGAAACGTGTGCTTTCCCTCCACTCCTTTCTGCGCCCAGTACTGAAAGGCCATCTTGAGGGCCACCTCCACGGCGGTGGAGCCGTTGTCCGAGTAAAAGACGCGGGAGGGCGCCCCCGGGCCGAAGCTCGCCTGCATCAGGGCCACCAGGCGCTCGGCCAGCCGGATGGCGGGGACGTTGCTCAGCCCCAGCAGGGTGCTGTGGGCGATGCGCCCGAGCTGCTCGCGCACCGCGTCGTCCAGCTCCTTTTTCCTGTGCCCGTGGATGTTCACCCAGATGGAGGAGACGCCGTCCAGGTACCAGCGGCCCCGCACGTCGCGCAGGAAGCAGTCCCTGCCCTCGGCGATGACGACGGGGGTCTCCGCCGCCCAGTCCCGCATCTGGGTGAAGGGGTGCCAGATGAAGCGCCTGTCGGCTTCCTCCAGGCGTTTTATCTCTTCTTCCGCGCCGGTGAGCGGCGTGTGGTCTTCCCGGGGCCTTCTTGACATGCGTAGGAAATTTTACCATACTAGTCGGGACTCGTTGGGCCCGGCTCTGCGAGAGGGACGGGCCGGCAAGGCGCCACGGACCGGTCTTTCTTCCTTTTTCCGAATGGCCGATGACATCAAAGGACATTGCGGAGGCCTGATGAAAATCATGAGACGTTTCATCATACCGGCAGCCATCCTTTTTTCTTTCATCCTTCCGGGGAGCGCTTCGGCCCTCTGCGTGAAGGCCCCGGAGGCCAACCTCAGGCAGGGGCCCAGCACCAGCTACGAGAAGCTCTGGGAAGTGTTCAAGTACATGCCCTTCAAGCAGCTCGACAAGCGCGGCCTCTGGTACAGGGTGCAGGACGTGGACGGAGACATCTACTGGATTTATGCCGCCCTGGTGACGCACGACTACCGGTGCGCGGTGGTCAAGGAGGAGAAAGCCAACATCAGGACCGGCCCGGGCACCAACCACGAGCAGACCGCCTCGAGCCCGGCCCTGAAATACTATTCCTTCAAGGTGCTCAAGGTCGACGGCCAGTGGGTGCACGTGGAGGACGAGTACGGCGACAGGGGCTGGATATACAGGCCGCTCCTGTGGATTCAGTAGCCCGGGTGGGGGAGGCGCCGTGAGGCGGCCCGGGAGCAGATGGGGCAGGGGCCTTCTTGCCGCTGTCATCATCGCGTTAAGCGTTTTCGCCCTTTCCTGCGAGAAGAAGGCCCCGGAAGGCAAGACCGTCCTTACCTTCGTCACCTGGAAGCCCAACCAGCCGGAGGTCTGGGACGAGATTCTGGCGGCCTTCAGCCGGGAGAACCCCGACATCGACCTCAGAAGAGAAGTGGGCCCCCACTCCTCCACCGCCTTCCACGACCTTCTGACCCAGAAGCTCAAGAACAAAAGCACCGACGCCGACGTGTTTCTGATGGACGTCATCTGGCCCCCCGAGTTCGCCGCGGCCGGATGGGCCATGAAGCTCGACGACCGCCTGGGCGAGGGTGAGAGGGAGCGGTACCTGAAGGGCCCGCTTCTGGCCGACACGTACCAGGGCAGCCTCTACGGGCTGCCCCTTTTCGTAGACGGCGGCATGCTCTACTACAGAAAAGACCTCCTGGAGAAGTACGGCTTCGAGCCCCCCGCCACCTGGCAGGAGCTGGTCGAGCAGGCCCGCACCATCGTCCGGGGCGAGGCCGGGGAGGACGAGGGCGCCCTGTACGGCTACTCGGGCCAGTTCAAGCAGTACGAGGGGCTGGTGTGTAACATGATGGAGTTCATCATGAGCAACCGGGGCACTCTCTTTCACCGGGACACCCGCAAAAGCGGCATCGACGAGCCTCCCGCCCTGGAGGCGGTGCGCTTCGTGCGCAAGGAAATCATCGGCGGGGTGGCCCCCCGGGGCGTGCTGACCTACCAGGAGCCCGAGTCCCTGGACCTCTTTATCCAGGGCAAGGCCGTCTTTCACCGGAACTGGCCCTACGCCTGGGAGATTGCCAACAACCCCGAGCGCTCCCTGGTGGCGGGGAAGGTGGGCGTTACAAAGCTTCCGCACTTCCCCGGCGGGAAGAGCTTTTCCACCCTGGGGGGCTGGCAGGTGGGCATAAGCAGCTACACCGAGCACCCCGAGGCCGCCTGGCGCTTTGCCCGGTACCTGAGCAGTCCCCGGGTGCAGAGGCTCCTGGCCGTCCGGGCGGGGCTGGCCCCCACGCGGAAGGCCCTCTACGACGACCCGGACGTCCTCGGCGCCAACCCCCAGTTCGAGCGGATGAAGGGCGTCTTTCTGGCGGCCTACCCGCGCCCCCGCACGCCGCTTTATCCCGCCGTCAGCCACGTGATGCAGCGCTACTTCAGCCGGGCCGTCTCGGACCCCGGCGTGGACATCGCGAAGGAGGCGGAGCGGGCCGCGGCGGAAATCA
Protein-coding sequences here:
- the bioA gene encoding adenosylmethionine--8-amino-7-oxononanoate transaminase, with product MSRRPREDHTPLTGAEEEIKRLEEADRRFIWHPFTQMRDWAAETPVVIAEGRDCFLRDVRGRWYLDGVSSIWVNIHGHRKKELDDAVREQLGRIAHSTLLGLSNVPAIRLAERLVALMQASFGPGAPSRVFYSDNGSTAVEVALKMAFQYWAQKGVEGKHTFLSLVNAYHGDTLGAVSVGGVDIFHKLFKPLLFPTFKAPSPDCYRCALCAESPPDCGLLCLKAMERILKEHAPEIAAVIVEPLVQAAGGMVVAPRGYLKGVSSLCKRYGVLLIADEVATGFGRTGRMFACEHEGVVPDIICLSKGITGGYLPLAATLATDEVYGAFLGEYKELKTFFHGHSYTGNPLGAACALACLDVFEKEGTLESLAPNISLLEDWLARTSLHPHVGNVRNAGLMAGVELVREKESKEPYPWEEKMGWQVALAARDEGVFIRPLGNVLVLMPPLAISPENLKMMLTVIENAIAKVTG
- a CDS encoding SH3 domain-containing protein, producing MKIMRRFIIPAAILFSFILPGSASALCVKAPEANLRQGPSTSYEKLWEVFKYMPFKQLDKRGLWYRVQDVDGDIYWIYAALVTHDYRCAVVKEEKANIRTGPGTNHEQTASSPALKYYSFKVLKVDGQWVHVEDEYGDRGWIYRPLLWIQ
- a CDS encoding ABC transporter substrate-binding protein; this translates as MRRPGSRWGRGLLAAVIIALSVFALSCEKKAPEGKTVLTFVTWKPNQPEVWDEILAAFSRENPDIDLRREVGPHSSTAFHDLLTQKLKNKSTDADVFLMDVIWPPEFAAAGWAMKLDDRLGEGERERYLKGPLLADTYQGSLYGLPLFVDGGMLYYRKDLLEKYGFEPPATWQELVEQARTIVRGEAGEDEGALYGYSGQFKQYEGLVCNMMEFIMSNRGTLFHRDTRKSGIDEPPALEAVRFVRKEIIGGVAPRGVLTYQEPESLDLFIQGKAVFHRNWPYAWEIANNPERSLVAGKVGVTKLPHFPGGKSFSTLGGWQVGISSYTEHPEAAWRFARYLSSPRVQRLLAVRAGLAPTRKALYDDPDVLGANPQFERMKGVFLAAYPRPRTPLYPAVSHVMQRYFSRAVSDPGVDIAKEAERAAAEINDIVSLSP